Proteins co-encoded in one Salarias fasciatus chromosome 4, fSalaFa1.1, whole genome shotgun sequence genomic window:
- the amdhd2 gene encoding N-acetylglucosamine-6-phosphate deacetylase, with amino-acid sequence MPSNKSVSDAPITQFVNCRILREHKLQREDLWVREGKILDPEKLFFDEQGYADTRVDCEGSIMAPGFIDTQINGGYGMDFSQPSDDVNAGISFVAKKILEHGVTSFCPTLVTSPPAVYHKVLPQIKAHSGGQHGAGVLGVHLEGPFISSEKKGAHPEKYLRTFQSGGMADLTETYGSLDNVTVVTLAPELAGSQSVVRELSARGVTVSLGHSVANLSQAEDAVQHGASFITHLFNAMLPFHHRDPGIVGLLTSDRIPPGRTVFYGMIADGIHTNPAALRIAHRAHPSGLVLVTDAITAMGLPPGRHTLGQQVIEIQGLHAYVAGTKTLCGSIATMDMCVRHFKQASGCSMEEALEAAALHPAQLLGISHTKGKLDYGADADLVLLDDALNVKSTFISGEKVWSRTP; translated from the exons ATGCCGTCAAACAAATCTGTGTCTGACGCTCCGATCACCCAGTTCGTCAACTGCAGGATCCTGAGAGAACACAAGTTACAGAG agagGACCTGTGGGTGCGCGAGGGGAAGATTCTGGACCCAGAGAAGCTGTTCTTTGATGAGCAGGGCTACGCAGACACACGGGTGGACTGTGAAGGCAGCATCATGGCCCCGGGCTTCATCGACACGCAGATCaacg gtGGTTATGGGATGGACTTCTCGCAGCCGTCTGACGACGTCAACGCCGGAATTTCCTTTGTGGCGAAAAAGATCCTGGAACATGGCGTGACGTCCTTCTGTCCTACGCTGGTCACCTCCCCTCCCGCCGTCTACCacaag GTGCTGCCTCAGATCAAGGCTCACAGCGGGGGGCAGCATGGAGCCGGGGTTCTGG GGGTCCACCTGGAGGGTCCGTTCATCAGCTCGGAGAAGAAGGGAGCCCACCCGGAGAAGTACCTGCGTACCTTCCAGTCCGGAGGCATGGCTGACCTGACGGAGACCTACGGCAGCCTGGACAACGTTACCGTGGTAACGCTGGCTCCCGAGCTGGCCGGCAGCCAATCGGTGGTGAGGGAGCTCAGCGCCAGGGGCGTGACCGTGTCTCTAG GTCACTCGGTGGCGAACCTTTCTCAGGCCGAAGACGCCGTCCAGCACGGCGCGTCCTTCATCACTCACCTGTTCAACGCCATGCTGCCT TTCCACCACCGGGACCCGGGAATCGTGGGCCTGCTGACCAGCGACCGGATCCCGCCGGGCCGGACGGTGTTTTACGGGATGATCGCCGACGGGATCCACACCAACCCGGCGGCGCTGCGGATCGCCCACAGAGCCCACCCCTCAG GCCTGGTTCTGGTGACGGACGCCATCACGGCCATGGGTCTGCCGCCCGGCCGCCACACCCTGGGCCAGCAGGTCATCGAGATCCAGGGTCTGCACGCCTACGTGGCAG GAACCAAGACGCTGTGCGGCAGCATCGCCACCATGGACATGTGTGTGCGGCACTTCAAGCAGGCGTCAG GCTGCAGCATGGAGGAAGCTCTGGAGGCCGCCGCGTTGCACCCGGCCCAGCTGCTGGGAATCAGCCACACCAAAGGGAAGCTGGACTACGGCGCCGACGCAG acctggtcctcctGGATGACGCTCTGAATGTGAAGTCCACCTTCATCTCTGGAGAGAAGGTTTGGTCCAGAACaccatag